The following are encoded together in the Candidatus Hinthialibacter antarcticus genome:
- a CDS encoding ATP-binding cassette domain-containing protein: protein MNTQTNQYMIQLKDVYKRLGGKQILNKTCLEIEPGETRVIMGRSGEGKSVLIKHICRLMQPDKGNVLVDGEEISKAPESKLNGLRNKVGLLFQYAALFDSLDVLHNVGFTLFEQKKPEDEIRERVIKTLKMVRLGDILDKMPSELSGGMKKRVGLARSIIQNPKILLYDEPTTGLDPVTSDAINELINHLAESLNLTSVVITHDMASAFKIASKISMLFQGEIIYTGTAEETQQTDHPIISQFINGRSDGPLSNL from the coding sequence ATGAATACGCAAACGAACCAATATATGATCCAGCTGAAAGACGTTTATAAACGGCTGGGCGGCAAACAAATCTTAAACAAAACCTGTCTCGAAATCGAGCCGGGAGAAACCCGCGTCATCATGGGACGCAGCGGCGAAGGCAAGAGCGTCTTGATTAAACACATCTGCCGCCTGATGCAGCCGGACAAAGGAAATGTTTTGGTTGACGGCGAAGAAATATCGAAAGCGCCTGAATCCAAGTTGAACGGATTAAGGAACAAGGTTGGATTGTTATTTCAATACGCCGCGTTGTTTGACTCATTGGATGTATTGCACAATGTTGGCTTCACCCTGTTTGAACAAAAAAAACCGGAAGACGAAATTCGTGAACGCGTCATAAAGACATTAAAAATGGTGCGTTTGGGCGACATTCTCGACAAAATGCCGTCTGAACTTTCCGGCGGAATGAAAAAGCGGGTCGGGCTAGCGCGGTCAATCATACAGAACCCCAAAATTCTCTTGTATGATGAACCAACGACGGGGCTTGATCCGGTCACATCGGACGCCATCAATGAATTGATTAACCACTTGGCGGAATCGCTCAATCTGACCTCCGTGGTGATTACCCACGATATGGCCAGCGCATTTAAAATTGCTTCGAAAATTTCAATGCTGTTTCAAGGCGAGATCATTTACACCGGAACTGCAGAGGAAACGCAGCAAACCGATCACCCCATCATTAGCCAGTTCATCAATGGTCGTTCAGACGGCCCGCTGTCAAATCTATAA
- a CDS encoding ABC transporter permease codes for MNKKSLDCTLEQQADTFLSRIGRQTVDTFEAAGRMFYLFVRTIQLTFRPPFRIRLTVDQMIQIGIMSIPIALLTSAFTGMVLVLQTGMQLKPLGMKVYASGISAISFAREIGPVLTSVVLAGRVAAGIAAEIGTMKVTEQIDAMKTLGTDPVDYLVVPRFIAATIMFPALAVLAIGVGIGGGYIVGITVLNIPYGQYDANMWSFLRFEDYLSGLIKTIFFGMIVAIVGCQKGFETGFGAQGVGESTTSAVVTSSILILVANFFLTSWIIQIIP; via the coding sequence ATGAATAAAAAATCGCTTGACTGTACTCTTGAACAACAGGCAGATACGTTTTTAAGTCGCATTGGCCGCCAAACGGTTGATACGTTTGAAGCCGCCGGGCGTATGTTTTATTTATTCGTCCGAACGATTCAGTTGACGTTTCGGCCTCCGTTTCGTATTCGTCTCACGGTCGACCAGATGATCCAGATCGGCATTATGTCGATCCCGATTGCGCTGCTGACCTCTGCGTTTACGGGCATGGTGCTGGTATTGCAAACCGGGATGCAACTCAAACCGCTCGGCATGAAGGTCTACGCCAGCGGCATCTCCGCCATCAGTTTCGCCCGTGAGATCGGCCCGGTGTTGACTTCGGTGGTACTCGCAGGCCGCGTGGCCGCCGGCATCGCAGCGGAAATCGGCACCATGAAAGTCACCGAACAAATTGACGCGATGAAGACGCTCGGTACGGACCCGGTTGATTACCTCGTCGTCCCGCGTTTTATCGCCGCCACCATCATGTTCCCTGCTCTGGCGGTGCTGGCGATTGGCGTCGGCATCGGCGGGGGATACATCGTTGGAATCACGGTTTTGAATATCCCCTACGGCCAATATGACGCCAATATGTGGAGTTTCTTGCGGTTTGAAGATTACTTGAGCGGACTAATCAAAACCATTTTCTTTGGGATGATCGTAGCCATTGTTGGGTGCCAAAAAGGATTTGAAACCGGCTTTGGAGCGCAAGGCGTCGGCGAATCGACCACCAGCGCTGTGGTCACGTCTTCGATTTTGATTCTTGTCGCAAACTTTTTCTTGACATCCTGGATCATTCAAATTATTCCATGA
- the trxB gene encoding thioredoxin-disulfide reductase, which yields MDQTKWDTIIVGAGPAGMAAALYTSRGNLSTLVIEKGPTGGQIATTEAVENYPGFPEPETGPGLSDRFQKQAEKFGAVIKNGTVTEIRKNDDETFTVVMDGRHDLTAITVICAMGADPRKLGVPGEEKNVGTGVSYCATCDGAFFREKKVVVVGGGDAAVEEGLFLTRYASSVTIIHRRDELRATKVLQERAFDNDKIDFIWDSAVEEIVSEGVVKSVKLRNLKTDETSDFETQGVFIFVGHVPNTTLVKDMLKMDEHNLIDVDLWMKTSMTGIYACGDCRTEAARQLASSAGDGVTAAIAATKHVDEFKIAHKKTTAAN from the coding sequence ATGGACCAAACAAAGTGGGATACGATTATTGTTGGCGCCGGACCAGCCGGTATGGCGGCGGCGTTGTACACGTCACGAGGAAACCTTTCTACTTTAGTCATTGAAAAAGGCCCGACAGGCGGTCAAATCGCGACGACGGAAGCCGTCGAAAATTATCCAGGCTTCCCTGAGCCTGAAACCGGCCCCGGTTTGTCAGACCGCTTCCAAAAACAAGCAGAAAAATTCGGCGCCGTCATTAAGAACGGTACCGTGACGGAAATTCGTAAAAATGATGATGAAACCTTCACAGTTGTTATGGACGGACGCCATGATTTGACCGCAATCACCGTCATTTGCGCAATGGGCGCCGACCCACGTAAGCTGGGCGTCCCTGGCGAAGAGAAAAACGTCGGAACCGGCGTCTCGTATTGCGCGACTTGCGACGGCGCTTTTTTCCGTGAGAAAAAAGTGGTGGTCGTCGGCGGCGGCGATGCGGCGGTGGAAGAAGGCTTGTTCCTTACCCGCTATGCGTCGTCCGTGACGATTATTCACCGTCGAGATGAATTGCGCGCAACCAAAGTATTGCAAGAACGCGCCTTTGATAATGATAAAATTGACTTCATTTGGGATTCCGCCGTTGAAGAAATTGTCAGCGAAGGCGTGGTGAAATCCGTTAAACTTCGCAACCTGAAAACAGACGAAACCAGCGATTTTGAAACGCAGGGCGTTTTCATTTTTGTCGGTCACGTTCCCAATACAACGCTGGTCAAAGACATGCTAAAAATGGATGAGCACAATTTGATCGACGTTGACCTCTGGATGAAAACGTCAATGACGGGCATATACGCTTGCGGTGATTGCCGTACCGAAGCGGCGCGGCAATTGGCGAGTTCCGCAGGCGACGGCGTGACGGCTGCGATTGCGGCAACCAAGCACGTTGATGAATTTAAGATTGCTCACAAAAAAACAACAGCGGCTAACTAA
- a CDS encoding tetratricopeptide repeat protein codes for MPVLLIGCVTTDGKLNDQSFESQLDQADKYYERGNYQRAQLLYSGYVYSSFSNQERIDYALYQLGLCHYLMGEYRDAFLTLNEVVTKYPNFDNAPQAKLVIAKCQVRLQSEKETITERAETIHQKMAQYQKFIEESPTNAEYQFKLGDLYWQSGQFSEAVSAYQRAAELDPDYLRSNEIRQRVRITQDGRYVLRDPMLDIQQDQVMRVDARLDRIYRDNWLGEYQAVRISGFVQNEGLRDVSDAQVEVSVYDFYDTVQGTKVVHLGFVPAGGKRAFTALFDEFSGESIDIKKYTTQVFYSE; via the coding sequence ATGCCGGTTCTATTGATTGGCTGCGTAACAACTGATGGAAAACTTAACGATCAATCCTTTGAATCGCAATTAGACCAAGCCGACAAATACTATGAACGCGGTAATTATCAACGCGCACAATTGCTATATAGCGGTTATGTCTATTCCTCGTTTTCCAATCAAGAGCGGATCGACTACGCGCTGTATCAGTTGGGGCTATGCCATTATTTGATGGGAGAATACCGTGACGCCTTTCTGACGTTGAACGAAGTTGTCACTAAATATCCCAATTTTGATAACGCGCCTCAAGCCAAGCTGGTCATCGCCAAATGTCAGGTGCGCTTACAGAGCGAAAAAGAAACCATCACCGAACGCGCTGAAACGATCCACCAAAAGATGGCGCAATATCAAAAATTCATCGAAGAAAGTCCGACCAATGCGGAATATCAATTCAAACTCGGCGACTTATACTGGCAATCGGGCCAATTCAGTGAAGCGGTCAGCGCCTACCAACGCGCCGCTGAGTTAGACCCCGACTATTTGCGCTCCAATGAAATTCGCCAGCGCGTCCGTATCACTCAAGACGGGCGCTATGTGCTCAGAGACCCCATGCTCGATATTCAACAAGACCAGGTCATGCGGGTGGATGCGCGACTCGATCGCATCTACCGCGACAACTGGCTAGGAGAATATCAGGCGGTGCGCATCAGCGGCTTTGTCCAAAACGAAGGCCTACGCGATGTCAGCGATGCGCAAGTTGAAGTCTCGGTTTATGATTTTTACGATACCGTTCAAGGGACCAAGGTCGTCCATCTTGGGTTTGTTCCCGCTGGTGGAAAACGCGCCTTCACGGCGCTGTTTGATGAATTTTCAGGCGAATCAATCGATATCAAAAAATATACAACACAGGTTTTTTATAGCGAATGA
- a CDS encoding type II and III secretion system protein has translation MKRPLVLTSRFFNLLIAIAIAFGIWVSPFAHAQDAPNAPNLGEVVKSIETGAKPLQVFLEVNIFEVLLNDSTDIGFVYDLLGEVGDFRGTNLAGDSVTESDLSVLPTQNRNLLLPSGANVVGRIFEGDDGEVLATIQALSEDQLVRVHANPILLTLSGYTAKLQAGDDIPFLNRINLGDAITVETQFKETGVTLQITPWVVFSEIDIEKKDPFIYLNIDASLNSVTRFREEEGFLQPITDTRQYKSSLWLKSDERVLIGSVFKDSKFDSIRGIPLLMDIPILGRFFRGTSKNSSISQLFIMIRPGVFDVWADDSSLMPLEQQSKMIREFLKSKTLDIDQRPDPIGDLRDLFLDDAAPEQN, from the coding sequence ATGAAACGACCTCTCGTCTTAACCTCTCGTTTTTTCAACCTCCTTATCGCGATTGCGATAGCGTTTGGTATTTGGGTGTCTCCGTTCGCCCATGCCCAAGATGCGCCGAATGCGCCAAATTTAGGTGAAGTCGTCAAGTCGATTGAAACTGGCGCGAAACCGTTGCAAGTGTTTTTAGAAGTCAATATTTTTGAAGTCCTGCTCAATGATTCAACCGATATCGGATTCGTCTATGATTTGTTAGGTGAAGTTGGCGACTTTCGCGGCACCAATTTGGCGGGCGACTCTGTCACCGAAAGCGACTTAAGCGTATTACCAACACAAAACCGCAATCTCTTGCTCCCCAGCGGCGCCAACGTGGTCGGACGTATTTTTGAAGGCGACGATGGAGAAGTGCTCGCCACCATCCAGGCGCTATCGGAAGACCAACTGGTGCGGGTGCACGCCAACCCGATCTTATTGACGCTATCAGGGTACACGGCCAAACTGCAAGCGGGCGACGACATCCCCTTCTTGAACCGCATTAACCTCGGCGACGCCATTACCGTCGAGACGCAATTCAAGGAAACCGGGGTTACATTACAAATTACGCCGTGGGTCGTCTTCTCTGAAATTGACATCGAAAAAAAAGACCCGTTCATCTACCTCAACATTGATGCGTCACTAAACTCCGTCACCCGCTTTCGTGAAGAGGAAGGTTTTTTGCAGCCGATTACCGACACCCGGCAATATAAATCTTCCTTATGGCTCAAGAGCGACGAGCGCGTTTTGATCGGCAGCGTGTTTAAAGATTCCAAATTTGACAGCATTCGCGGCATCCCTCTCTTGATGGATATCCCCATACTGGGTCGTTTTTTCCGGGGCACCTCTAAAAATAGCAGTATCTCACAATTATTTATTATGATTCGTCCCGGCGTTTTCGACGTATGGGCGGACGATTCGTCATTGATGCCGCTCGAACAGCAATCAAAAATGATTCGTGAATTTTTGAAATCCAAAACCTTAGACATCGACCAGCGTCCAGACCCAATCGGTGATTTGCGCGACCTGTTCTTAGACGACGCCGCGCCGGAGCAAAATTAA
- a CDS encoding type II and III secretion system protein, translating to MNGVKRYFTLALSIAASCLCIQPVIAQPPDIGPIIEISAKIFEFRYDTETQFGIFYQFNSTDSALQNSDVFLHGTESLLTDAPIPALDVSGSFADLSYGSIDFNVKAALDEGWGTVISNPTLITANGKPASIQSGEQIPYTTVKFTGSKSKLTLQEKPTGIKLVVTPYILPGDTTNNILMNLEIESNDVVRFEVFDRGEGERFELPVVSRRNVQTAVIIPSGQRLYIGGLYSRNTGDITRKIPIVGDLPVIGFFLRGFNKKRGTAETMFQITPTIRKPGLGIQTHLSGFDQVLGPDDTLQAIIQQQESPISPMPEETMVKPQNIVPELPQEIIESASKSKQAKLNAAKHGEVKPTATPFRANRRSGKAHLRRP from the coding sequence ATGAACGGCGTCAAACGATATTTCACACTAGCTCTCTCGATTGCCGCATCCTGCTTGTGCATACAACCCGTCATCGCGCAGCCGCCGGATATTGGCCCCATCATTGAAATTTCGGCGAAAATTTTTGAGTTCCGCTATGATACCGAAACCCAATTTGGCATTTTCTATCAATTTAATAGCACTGACAGCGCGTTGCAGAATAGCGATGTGTTCTTGCATGGCACCGAGAGTTTACTGACCGATGCTCCGATTCCCGCGTTAGATGTAAGCGGCAGTTTTGCGGATTTGAGTTATGGATCAATCGACTTCAATGTAAAGGCTGCTTTAGACGAAGGCTGGGGAACCGTAATCAGCAACCCGACCTTGATAACCGCGAACGGCAAGCCCGCCTCGATTCAAAGCGGCGAGCAGATTCCCTATACGACAGTCAAATTCACCGGTTCGAAGTCAAAACTGACGCTGCAAGAAAAACCGACCGGTATCAAATTGGTGGTTACGCCTTATATTTTGCCGGGCGATACAACCAATAATATTTTGATGAATTTAGAAATCGAATCCAATGATGTTGTTCGCTTTGAGGTGTTCGACCGTGGAGAAGGCGAACGCTTTGAACTGCCTGTCGTATCGCGGCGCAACGTCCAAACCGCCGTTATTATTCCCTCGGGTCAGCGGTTATACATCGGCGGTTTGTATTCGCGCAATACGGGCGACATTACCCGCAAAATTCCTATTGTCGGCGACCTTCCCGTGATTGGCTTCTTTTTGCGGGGTTTTAATAAAAAACGCGGCACGGCTGAAACCATGTTCCAAATCACGCCCACCATTCGCAAACCCGGCTTAGGCATCCAAACTCACCTGTCCGGCTTCGATCAAGTTTTAGGGCCGGATGACACCTTGCAAGCCATTATCCAGCAGCAAGAAAGCCCCATTTCTCCAATGCCGGAAGAGACAATGGTGAAACCACAAAACATCGTCCCCGAACTTCCACAAGAGATCATCGAATCGGCGTCGAAATCCAAGCAAGCCAAATTAAACGCCGCAAAACATGGTGAGGTCAAACCGACGGCGACTCCATTTCGGGCGAATCGTCGTTCTGGCAAGGCGCATCTGAGGCGCCCGTAG
- a CDS encoding O-antigen ligase family protein codes for MIEWMIVVLTVVSAGCLLGSPVMAAALLLVASTLDGTLLPVPGGDISAAHLGALIAFPSLLIGAISNRKRFDGAIQSAMVFLGIGVMVSSFFVVLTPGVLNVLVKFVIYIATFFCIAHGLDLKSNKLWILAATTSILLSAGLSMLRVLYQESPTGIHLTGGFLDWNYYAVFLCVWLPIIWQMARVEGDPKRQQWFYVLAVVLCVLIIGTRSKPGVSIFILTVVSMFMTGLVPRRYLLWLVPAALFGGIIAFRGGDGALFERFTAILEQPRMQERISNWRLALELFFQHPIVGVGVNQYEAYSNQWAGNLPFTVSRMHSGILVLLAECGIFAGLGYCIIFVHLIFGAYNQFSQPTRNSNQAIFCSVIALGASSLLTNTHDHLFTWCFLGWMAALLQSNHSIQATGASDAPCQNDDSPEMESPSV; via the coding sequence ATGATTGAATGGATGATTGTTGTTCTAACTGTAGTTAGCGCAGGATGTCTGCTTGGCTCCCCTGTTATGGCGGCTGCATTGCTGCTGGTTGCATCTACACTTGACGGAACCCTATTGCCGGTTCCTGGAGGCGATATTTCAGCGGCGCATCTTGGGGCGCTTATTGCTTTTCCCTCGCTATTGATCGGCGCAATCTCTAACCGAAAACGTTTTGACGGCGCCATTCAGTCAGCAATGGTTTTTCTAGGCATCGGCGTGATGGTGTCCAGTTTTTTTGTGGTTCTTACGCCGGGCGTTTTGAATGTCCTGGTGAAGTTTGTTATTTATATCGCTACGTTTTTTTGTATTGCACACGGTCTTGATCTGAAAAGCAATAAATTATGGATTCTCGCCGCAACAACTTCAATTCTACTGTCCGCAGGTTTATCAATGCTTCGGGTTCTTTATCAAGAAAGCCCAACAGGCATTCATTTGACTGGGGGATTCCTCGACTGGAATTACTACGCGGTCTTTTTATGTGTGTGGCTTCCCATCATTTGGCAAATGGCTCGTGTTGAAGGTGACCCAAAACGCCAGCAATGGTTTTATGTGCTTGCAGTCGTCCTATGTGTTCTCATTATAGGAACGCGATCAAAACCGGGAGTTTCAATTTTCATTCTGACTGTGGTCTCGATGTTTATGACAGGTTTGGTTCCCAGGCGCTATTTGTTGTGGCTTGTTCCAGCCGCTCTTTTCGGCGGAATCATTGCATTTCGAGGAGGAGACGGTGCGCTATTTGAGCGTTTCACGGCAATTCTAGAACAACCAAGAATGCAAGAGCGCATTTCCAATTGGCGCTTGGCGCTGGAGTTGTTCTTTCAACATCCAATAGTCGGCGTGGGCGTAAACCAATATGAGGCCTATTCAAATCAGTGGGCGGGAAATCTACCGTTTACTGTTTCAAGGATGCATTCGGGCATTCTCGTCTTACTTGCGGAATGCGGGATTTTCGCCGGGTTGGGATACTGCATTATATTTGTCCATTTGATTTTTGGCGCCTACAACCAGTTTTCACAACCGACGAGAAATTCAAACCAGGCGATTTTTTGTTCCGTAATCGCTTTGGGCGCCAGTTCTCTGCTCACCAATACCCACGACCATTTATTCACATGGTGTTTTCTGGGATGGATGGCAGCGTTATTGCAATCGAACCACTCAATCCAAGCTACGGGCGCCTCAGATGCGCCTTGCCAGAACGACGATTCGCCCGAAATGGAGTCGCCGTCGGTTTGA
- the groES gene encoding co-chaperone GroES, which yields MAVQPLADRVLVKRLEEKEEKQGGIIIPDTAKEKPQEAEVIAVGPGRRADNGDRIALEVKKGDKVLVSKYGGTDVKISGGEHVILREDDILAIIK from the coding sequence ATGGCCGTTCAACCTCTCGCAGATCGCGTATTAGTCAAGCGTCTGGAAGAGAAAGAAGAGAAACAAGGGGGAATCATTATTCCGGACACAGCCAAAGAGAAACCGCAAGAAGCCGAAGTAATCGCGGTGGGTCCGGGGCGTCGAGCCGATAATGGTGACCGTATTGCGTTGGAAGTAAAGAAGGGCGACAAAGTGCTCGTCAGCAAGTATGGCGGAACCGACGTCAAAATCAGCGGCGGTGAGCATGTCATTCTTCGTGAAGACGACATTCTCGCAATCATTAAATAA
- the groL gene encoding chaperonin GroEL (60 kDa chaperone family; promotes refolding of misfolded polypeptides especially under stressful conditions; forms two stacked rings of heptamers to form a barrel-shaped 14mer; ends can be capped by GroES; misfolded proteins enter the barrel where they are refolded when GroES binds): MAAKQLLFSEDARAKILKGVEKLARAVKVTLGPKGRNVVIDKKWGSPTVTKDGVTVAKEIELEDKYENMGAQMVREVASKTSDIAGDGTTTATVLAESIYREGLKYVTAGASPINVQRGIMTATEAVVESLKGLSRKVKDRSEIANVATISANGDSSIGDIIAEAMDKVGKDGVITVEEAKSLATTLDVVEGMQFDKGYLSPYFATDTTTLECILEDPFILINEKKVSNMRDLLPILEKTAQAGRPLLIISEDVEGEALATLVVNKIRGTIKVAAVKAPGFGDRRKEMLKDIAVLTGGNCITEDLGIKLENASMDDLGSAKRVVIDKDNTTIVEGAGKKPDIQGRIAQIRSQIDETTSDYDREKLQERLAKLAGGVAVIQVGAATETEMKEKKARVEDALHATRAAVEEGIVPGGGVALIRSQKALEGLKVENEDQQMGVNIVKRALEEPLRQLSKNAGLEGSIIVEKVKNEKGNKGLNVATGEYVDLVAVGIIDPTKVTRSALQNAASIAGLLLTTEALISELPEKDKPASAPGGDMGGYGDMM, from the coding sequence ATGGCTGCCAAGCAATTGCTTTTTAGTGAAGATGCCCGCGCCAAAATTTTAAAAGGCGTTGAAAAACTCGCCCGCGCGGTCAAAGTCACTCTCGGCCCCAAAGGCCGTAATGTGGTAATTGACAAAAAATGGGGCTCTCCCACCGTCACAAAAGACGGCGTGACTGTCGCCAAAGAAATTGAACTCGAAGACAAATATGAAAACATGGGCGCCCAAATGGTGCGTGAAGTCGCTTCGAAAACAAGCGATATCGCCGGAGACGGCACCACCACTGCAACGGTTCTGGCCGAATCGATTTATCGTGAAGGCTTGAAGTACGTCACCGCAGGCGCCAGCCCGATTAACGTCCAACGCGGCATCATGACGGCAACCGAAGCCGTTGTCGAAAGCCTCAAAGGCTTGAGCCGCAAAGTCAAAGACCGCAGCGAAATCGCGAATGTCGCGACCATCTCTGCGAACGGCGACAGCAGCATCGGCGATATCATTGCCGAAGCAATGGACAAAGTCGGTAAAGACGGCGTTATCACCGTCGAAGAAGCCAAATCGCTTGCAACTACCTTGGACGTTGTCGAAGGGATGCAATTCGATAAGGGCTATCTTTCCCCTTACTTCGCCACTGACACCACCACGCTTGAGTGCATTTTGGAAGACCCATTCATTCTCATCAACGAGAAGAAAGTCTCCAACATGCGCGATCTTCTTCCTATTTTGGAAAAGACCGCTCAAGCGGGCCGTCCTCTGTTGATTATTTCAGAAGACGTTGAAGGCGAAGCGTTGGCGACGTTGGTTGTCAACAAAATTCGCGGCACCATCAAAGTCGCAGCTGTTAAGGCCCCTGGCTTTGGCGACCGCCGCAAAGAGATGCTGAAAGATATTGCTGTCTTGACTGGCGGCAATTGCATCACCGAAGACCTCGGCATCAAGTTGGAAAACGCCAGCATGGACGACTTGGGTTCAGCCAAGCGCGTCGTGATTGACAAAGACAACACCACCATTGTTGAGGGCGCGGGTAAAAAACCCGACATTCAAGGCCGCATCGCGCAAATTCGCAGCCAGATCGACGAAACCACGTCTGATTATGACCGCGAAAAATTGCAAGAACGTCTCGCCAAGTTGGCGGGCGGCGTAGCCGTGATTCAAGTCGGCGCTGCGACCGAAACCGAAATGAAAGAAAAGAAAGCTCGCGTCGAAGACGCCCTTCACGCCACCCGCGCTGCGGTGGAAGAAGGAATCGTCCCCGGCGGCGGCGTTGCGTTGATTCGCTCGCAAAAAGCCCTCGAAGGCTTGAAGGTCGAAAACGAAGACCAGCAAATGGGCGTCAACATCGTCAAGCGCGCTCTCGAAGAGCCGCTTCGTCAGTTGAGCAAAAATGCCGGTCTCGAAGGTTCGATCATTGTTGAGAAAGTCAAAAACGAAAAAGGCAACAAAGGCCTTAACGTTGCGACAGGCGAATACGTCGACTTAGTCGCGGTTGGCATTATCGACCCGACCAAGGTGACCCGTTCCGCATTGCAGAACGCAGCCAGCATTGCTGGTTTGCTTCTCACTACGGAAGCGTTGATTTCAGAACTTCCTGAAAAAGACAAACCTGCTTCTGCGCCAGGCGGCGACATGGGCGGTTACGGCGACATGATGTAA
- a CDS encoding DNA double-strand break repair nuclease NurA, giving the protein MVDWSSVQPQIKDYVESQKDVHQKMNEERTCFLDIMIVDAAVDWTQLKANGLEQYPTLLPDFIGDDPAFKKPVNAEPEPAIICTTDGSQVFPSAHEISSAALINISRIRIDYGNLDREPLLESRATLLLPDAPYEIEEIEITDYFNFREYVSTERTQEELEHLYELVETEIASQANAVLGLVDGSLVQWGLLESKETQSASKTYKQYALDRYVEALKKFQEKNTPVAGYISGSGSREVIKWFQLAAKMPDAEIKNRSCPYLTDVMLFRHHLKEGERSTVFHSNWLKAEYDCGVSYFFLHVGSEVARIELPRWAAEHGSVVDFVAEQCYQQARLGGGYPVLLSEAHEQAVVRGPDRAVFYALIEQTMLDAGLPPRLTNKEMLKRNPVT; this is encoded by the coding sequence ATGGTCGATTGGTCGTCCGTCCAGCCGCAGATAAAAGACTACGTTGAGTCGCAAAAAGATGTTCATCAAAAAATGAACGAAGAGCGCACCTGTTTTCTCGACATAATGATAGTTGACGCCGCTGTCGACTGGACGCAATTAAAAGCGAATGGATTAGAGCAATACCCGACCCTCCTGCCTGATTTTATCGGCGATGACCCTGCATTCAAAAAACCAGTCAATGCCGAACCGGAACCAGCCATCATTTGCACAACGGACGGTTCGCAAGTGTTCCCTAGCGCACATGAAATTTCGTCTGCGGCGCTCATCAACATCAGCCGGATTCGTATTGATTACGGCAATCTGGATCGCGAGCCGCTGCTTGAAAGCCGGGCGACATTACTGCTGCCTGACGCCCCATACGAAATCGAAGAAATCGAAATTACAGATTATTTTAATTTTCGCGAATATGTTTCGACCGAACGTACGCAGGAAGAATTAGAACATCTATATGAATTAGTAGAAACTGAAATAGCGTCTCAGGCGAATGCAGTATTAGGCTTGGTTGACGGCAGCCTCGTCCAATGGGGGCTTTTGGAAAGCAAAGAAACCCAAAGCGCAAGCAAAACGTATAAACAATATGCGCTTGATCGTTATGTGGAGGCGTTGAAAAAATTCCAAGAGAAAAACACGCCCGTCGCGGGATATATCAGCGGCTCCGGCTCGCGTGAGGTCATCAAGTGGTTTCAACTGGCGGCGAAAATGCCTGACGCAGAAATCAAAAACCGTTCTTGCCCTTATTTGACGGACGTGATGTTGTTTCGGCATCATCTTAAAGAGGGCGAACGCTCGACGGTGTTTCATTCCAACTGGTTGAAAGCCGAGTATGACTGCGGCGTCTCATACTTCTTCCTTCATGTTGGCAGCGAAGTCGCCCGCATTGAACTACCGCGCTGGGCGGCTGAGCATGGAAGCGTTGTTGATTTTGTCGCCGAACAATGTTATCAACAAGCGAGACTCGGCGGCGGGTATCCCGTACTATTGTCTGAAGCGCACGAACAAGCCGTAGTGCGCGGCCCGGACCGGGCAGTATTTTATGCGCTGATCGAACAAACGATGCTGGACGCTGGATTGCCGCCGCGATTAACAAATAAGGAAATGCTCAAACGAAATCCGGTGACATAA